The proteins below come from a single Gossypium raimondii isolate GPD5lz chromosome 2, ASM2569854v1, whole genome shotgun sequence genomic window:
- the LOC105789917 gene encoding uncharacterized protein LOC105789917 gives MSLNCLNCRMLKRTIDSNNSRDHCSKAKHRRKIGFNDRARSEISPAAYEKLARDDDLVMPTIGPKKGHHCRANTIDTTYRAMTFEADGKPRLVRSSGMRRDWSFENLRDEKMRNEMRVH, from the coding sequence ATGAGTCTCAATTGCTTGAATTGCCGTATGCTTAAAAGAACAATTGATTCAAACAATAGTAGGGATCATTGTAGCAAGGCAAAACATAGAAGGAAAATTGGTTTTAATGATAGAGCTAGGTCGGAAATAAGCCCAGCGGCTTACGAAAAACTCGCAAGGGATGATGATTTGGTAATGCCGACAATCGGTCCAAAGAAGGGTCACCATTGTCGGGCAAATACAATTGATACAACGTATAGAGCAATGACGTTCGAGGCTGATGGTAAGCCTAGGTTGGTGAGGAGCTCTGGGATGAGGAGGGATTGGAGCTTTGAGAATTTGAGAGATGAAAAGATGAGAAATGAGATGAGAGTACATTGA
- the LOC105789350 gene encoding uncharacterized protein LOC105789350 produces the protein MEDELNMNPSGAQGTLVTNSSTKSYNDIMTRRLKNRERQRRYRARKRLEADMQKSHVLNQPTIPNAELQLNGILNNVTKRVHCKRDWKKDARRAHVYKAQEGSISTVETQASCLPSVDPVGRECSSEDSPNLQNYETRKPKLGRRDWKADARNKKS, from the coding sequence ATGGAAGACGAGCTAAATATGAATCCTAGTGGAGCACAAGGTACTTTAGTAACAAACTCAAGCACCAAAAGTTATAATGACATTATGACTCGTCGTCTAAAGAACCGAGAGCGGCAGCGTAGATATAGGGCTAGAAAACGACTTGAAGCGGACATGCAGAAATCGCATGTCCTAAACCAACCAACTATACCAAATGCAGAGTTGCAATTAAACGGGATCCTTAACAATGTGACGAAACGTGTTCATTGTAAACGGGACTGGAAAAAAGATGCCAGGAGGGCTCATGTATACAAGGCTCAAGAAGGTTCAATCTCTACTGTTGAAACCCAAGCATCATGCTTGCCCTCTGTGGATCCCGTAGGAAGAGAGTGTTCTTCGGAGGATTCACCTAACCTTCAGAACTACGAAACTAGGAAACCTAAGCTCGGCCGAAGAGATTGGAAAGCAGATGCAAGAAATAAGAAGAGTTGA